The following proteins are encoded in a genomic region of Haloarcula salinisoli:
- a CDS encoding VOC family protein: MDPTAHHYAITVSNLDRAVAFYRDTLGLDVLSEFSVGGEAFATGVGIDGASADFVHLDAGDARIELVEYTPEGDDHPEGELNQPGATHLGLEVEDLDSVYEALPDGVETIAEPQTTESGTRILFVRDPDGTLVELLEL, encoded by the coding sequence ATGGACCCCACCGCACACCACTACGCCATCACTGTCAGCAATCTCGACCGCGCCGTCGCCTTCTACCGGGACACGCTCGGGCTCGACGTTCTGAGCGAGTTCTCCGTCGGCGGCGAGGCCTTCGCCACCGGCGTCGGTATCGACGGGGCGAGCGCCGATTTCGTCCATCTGGACGCCGGCGACGCCCGTATCGAACTCGTCGAATACACGCCCGAGGGCGATGACCACCCCGAGGGCGAACTCAACCAGCCCGGTGCCACACACCTGGGGCTAGAAGTCGAGGACCTCGACTCGGTCTACGAGGCGCTGCCCGACGGTGTCGAGACCATCGCCGAACCGCAGACGACCGAGAGCGGGACCCGAATCCTGTTCGTCCGGGACCCGGACGGGACACTGGTCGAACTGCTCGAGCTGTGA